In the genome of Salmo trutta chromosome 39, fSalTru1.1, whole genome shotgun sequence, the window GAATGGCAGTTGCCCCAGTTTCCAAGTGGGAGTATTATGGTATGCCATTCTGTTATTGATATGTTATTAATATATTTACAATAATATACATGTTAGCTAAATATCTAATTGTAAATCATTGCAAATGATCCATAAAATGTCCCTACGTTCAATATTTCAGATACAATCTACACAGAACGTTACATGAATCAACCTTCAGAAAATCTTGAATTCTACAAAGTAAGTTTACCAAAGCCAACATTTTAAATGGCTATTTATACACATGATTTTATACTATGGCCTGTATTATCCAAACTGGTGTTACTCTCCACGGAAACaactaaatgtaaatgtgttttacagAACTCCACAGTGACAGCCAGAGCTAAGAACTTCAAATCAGTGCAATACCTTCTGGTCCATGGGACAGCAGATGGTGAAGCCTCCTCTAGTATTTCTGGAATGTTCTTTAAAAACACACCACCTGTGTAATTAAACAACCATGCAATGTTTAGAGTCTAGACTATTCATTTGACTTTGTAAACACATTCGTTTAGGAAGCTAAAAGTGTTAACTAATCAGTGTGCATACTTTTCCTGAGGCTTTACCATATCATATGAGAATAGGAAAACACTGCACATCGGATACTGTTAAATTGTTATTTATATCTCTCTATTTGTTTCAGACAATGTCCATTTTCAGCAAGCTGCTCAGATCTCTGAAGCTCTGGTTGAGGAACAAGTGGACTTTGAGGCTATGGTAAATATTTAGATTTTAGATAGATGAGTTATCGCCATCATCAGTGGTTGTACAGCGTTATACCTCCATGAACCTGCTCCATGAAAACACTTCTCCAATAAACACACGATCTGCGCTTATTCCTTCTTTCTATCACTTTACTACAGTGGTACACGGACAAGGACCATGGTCTTGATggttcagccaatcagcatgtcTATACCCACATGAGTCACTTCCTCCAGAGGTGCTTCGCCTGATGCCATTCGAACGAATGATGCCCAACCTGCCCTGATGCTTGCCGAACGATAACCAAACTGCCCCAAATTCATTTGTAATAATTtggacagcaggtagcctagcggttaagactGTTTGGCCAGTTACCAaaaagttgctggtttgaatccccgagccggctaggtgaaaaatatgccgatgtgcccttgagcaaggcacttaaccctaattgctcgtGTAAGTAGCTCTGCATAAGAACATCTACTAAATTATGTCAATCTAATTGAAAGTTGTCCTATTTTTTGATCAATTGAGCTGTTTGAGCCAGTACCCAAACATATACTCCAAAAGACTCTCCTCTATCTATACAGTTATAAAACAATGACATCAGCAGGATTGATCTATCATTGTTTGTTCTGAGCCTCACCGCAAGTTATGAGGTTACATTTGAAATGAAGGACGTGATTATATTGAAATACCAAAGAGCTTTGTGAGAACTGATCAGCCAGTGACTAAGCATGTCTGACTTGTATCCATTAAAGGGCCTTGATTGCACTGTTTTATTTATGAGGTATCAACATTAATGTCCATACATTATATTGCTTTGTATTTTACATTGtacaaacatactgtatgtttttatAAAGGGAATATTGGAAGACCTTTGTACCTACATTGTCTGTGTATACTGTTTCAATAAAATTGTTTAAATCTAGATTGTGGATTCTTACTGTAGGGGATtgacagtacatacagtacatattattttttttttgactattttctacattgtagaataatagtgaagacatcaaaactatgaattaacacctttggaatcaggtagtaaccaaaacagtgttaaacaaatcaaaatatattttagattattcaaagtagccaccctttgccttgatgacagctttgcacactcttggcattctcttaaccagcttcatgaggaatgcttttccaacagtcttaaaggagttcccacatatgctgagcacttgttggctgcttttccttcactctgtggtacaactcatcctaaaccatctcaattgggttgaggttgggtgattgtggaggccaggtcatctgatgcagcactccatcactctccttcttgatcaaatagcccttacacagcctggagatgtgttttgggtcattgtcctgttgaaaaacaaatgatagcctactaagtgcaaaccagatgggatggcatatctctgcagaatgttatggtagccatgctggttaagtgtgccttgaattctaaataaatcacagacagtgtcaccagcaaagcacccccacaccatcacacctcctccatgcttcacggtgggaaccacacatgcagagatcatccgttcacctactctgcgtctcacaaagacacggtggttggaacaaacaatctaaaatttggactcatcagaccaaaggacagatttccaccggtctaatgtccattgctcatgtttcttggcccaagcaagtctcttcttattattggtatcctttagtagtggtttctttgcagcaattcgaccatgaaggcctgattcacgcagtctcctctgaacagttgatgttgaaatgtgtctgttatttgaattctgtgaagcatttatttctgtggctggtaactctaatgaacttatcctctgcagcagaggtaactctgtgtcttcctttcctgtggcggtcctcatgagagccagtttcatcatagcgcttgatggtttttgtgactgcacttgaagaaacgttcaaagttcttgacattttccagattgactgaccttcatgtcttaaagtgatggactgttgtttaaATTTGCTTATTTGCGCtgtccttgccataatatggacttggtcttttaccaaatagggttatcttctgtctaccacccctaccttgtcacaacacaactgattggctcaaacacattaagaaggaaagaaattccacaaattaacttttaacaaggcaacctgttaattgaaatgtattccaggtgactacctcatcaagctggttgagagaatgccaagagtgtgcaaagctgtcatcaaggcaaagggtggctactttgaagaattttaaaTATTGTCACGTATGTCGTAtgaaagagaccaaggcgcagcgtgcgtatcttTCCACGTCTTTAtttctgtgaaactatgcaagacagacaataaactataaacaaacacaacaaaccgtgacaaagaggtgctacatgcataaactcaaaataatctcccacaaacactagtgggaaaaacaacaacttaaatatgatcccgaattagagacaacgatgaccagctacctctaattgggaatcatacgaaaaccccaacctagaaaaaagaacctagaacacaacatagaaaatgtaaactagacaaaaaacccaacctagaaaaaagaacctagaacacaacatagaaaatgtaaactagacaaaaaaaacatagaaaaaagaaactagtaccaaacatagaaataaataaactagacacaaccccccagtcacgccctgacctactctaccatagaaaaatatgagctctctatggtcaggacgtgacaaatataaaatatgttttgatttgtttaacacttttagttggttactacatgattccacatgtgttatttcatagtttgggtgtcttcactattattctacaatgtagaaaattgtaaaaataaagaaaaacccttgaatgagaaggtgtgtccaaacttttgactggtactgtataaacacCCAAAAAATATTTTCCACCTCTGATTCTATCATAGTTAATAAAATCCACAAACACTGACTCAGCTTCCCAtttacagtaaacacacacacacacacacacacacacacactacacacacacacacacacacacacacacacacacacacacacacacacacacacacacacacacacacacacacacacacacacacacacacacacactatttgacAGGATGTTATCTTGTTTGATTTCTACACCTAAGTGACAGCTGTTTTCTCGCATGGATAATGCCACATCTTCCATTTTAAACAGACCTTTCATTGCGAGTTAATCCAATGCAACCAAACGGGCCCTATGTGTAATGGATTGAGAGTAACAAATGGGTGTAACAGAGTGGGAGAGTGGGAGGATTGGGCCACCGGAGCAGACCTGGCCTCATGGCCATGCTATATAAGACCCCCACAGCTAGTCAGGTCACCAAGATACGACCACAAGGAACCAGGACTGAAGCAGAGGACTCCCTCTCAGACACACATTTCATCTCATCTACCCGCACATTAACAGGAACAGGTGAGTTTCTTACAGCCAGGACACGTCCTGATTGATTTAGGAAAATCTGTTTCAAAACTGGATGAGTTTTTCCATTGTGAACAAAACTTTTGATTTTGTCAATGGATGTATGATTGATATGGAGCCTTTGGCTTGTCAATGTAAAATGGACATGAATGTCTTCGGCTAAGTTACTCAATTGTGGTTCTGTCTGCAGGTCACAATGTTTGGCATCCACTCCCTGGCTGGTGTTCTCCTCCTGGTCATCGTACAGAGCAGTTGGCAAGTCCCTCTGCAAGAGGCTGAGGACAACTCAAGGTTCTGctcaaaaatgttatattttcCATGGGGGGTGATCCCAATTTTCCATGGGATATTTTAACATATAGTTTCAGAACATATCATAGAGAAAAGAAAGCACACAACGTACAGTATCAACGTAGAGCGCAGACGGAATGACTAGTGTTTCACACATAATGAACATGTATCCAACAGCAACTGTCAATCAAAATTAGACTATAATGAGGCATCTATCAGCATAATTTCAGCATTAAAGATTCTTCTTCTCCTGTAGCTTAGCGACTGCAGACTCACTATTGGAGGATTTGAGGGGCGTGTCTAACGTGAAGAGACATTCCGAGGGAACCTTCTCTAACCACTACAGTAAATACCAGGAAGAAAGGATGGCTCGGGACTTTGTTCAATGGCTTATGAACACcaggaggagtgggtgagtgttTCATCAGagtaatattatatatttttaggCTCATGACTGATATTATACTGTGGGGTcgagaaataataaaatatttttcttaatGAGAACAAGAAcagttccatttttttttttttacttttactgtgATGAATACTGTATATCTTGAGTAGAACAATCAAAGATTTGGACGGAGAAATTACAGATGTAAACTTCATCCAAAAAACGTCTGTCTAAAGGACCATGTATATTATGGCATTGTTTGTACATACAGAGAAAGGATAGTAATGTACTGAGCAACATATTCATATACACAGTTAACACTACTCATCACTTTAAAACTAATACCACCCATCCATTTTCATTATCAACGTATCCTCAACTTGTGTATCAATACATACACTTAAAATACATTATTTGAATGTTTTACTATCAAAGTTAGTGAAAAACAGTTATAAGAACTCCGAGGCCATTTTTAGCTGCGCCAAAATGATTTCACAGTACTATCATTGGTTGAGTGGAGTTTTGTATCCATCACACCATTTCCTTTCTACCTCCATCTAGTGCTCCATCCAAACGTCATGCAGATGGGACCTACACCAGCGACGTGAGCACCTATCTACAGGACCAGGCGGCCAAGGACTTTGTTTCCTGGCTCAAATCAGGACCGGCCAGACGAGAGTAGGCTTTCCTTCACCCTACAGTACCAACATCTTGTGTGTCATGTCTAACaccagaagaagagagagagaaaagataatCAACTACTTAGCGAATTGATCCATTGCCACACCGTTGCTTTCTGCTTTCTTAAGGCCTGTTTCATGTGGTCGTGCCCAATAAATCCCATGAAACTATGCTCTGTATTTATTGATACATTTATTGATATTTGCCCCTCGGATGACTGTATTGACTGGGTTGGAAGAGAGCGTATTACACAGTTACTGTGTGCATAAACAGCTGTTCAGGGAACCAAGGTGTAATCTAATGCACAATGAATGACTACAGTTACAGATCACTACTTCAGAAATCACCCAATAGGCATAAGGCGCAACTAGAAAAGggtacatttcctgaagaaaatgtgttCGGCCGACTAAAAGTTGAACCCAACCTGGTTGGTAATTATGTACAGAAGTATTGCGTGTGGAAGTATTTTGTGTGCAAGTACTGTGTGTGGTAGTATTGTGTGTGGAAGTATTGTGTGTGGAAGTATTGTGTGTGGAAGTATTGTGTTTGGAACCACTGACACGTGTGTGTTATCTTGTGTGCTGTACCTAGATCTGCAGAGGAGAGCATGAATGGTCCAATGAGCAGAAGACATGTAGATGGGAGCTTCACCAGCGACGTGAACAACGTCCTAGACAGCTTGGCTGCCAAAGAGTATTTACTCTGGGTCATGACCTCCAAACCCTCAGGGAAAAGGTAAACATCAAAACACAACCAGAAGCTGTATGAAATGggaccctattgcctatatagtgcactaaggcTCTGATTAAAACGAGTGAATTTGGTGCCATTTTGATCAATAATTTATTGTTTTCACAATCTTTTTCTCTGtatctcactctcacacactaaACTGTGTTGATGTATGGTGTCACAGTTTGAtcattttgtttattgtttatttcagtaACAAACGTCAAGAAGATCATTGAAAGAAGACAAACGCTTCCTTGTTCAAGAGAAACTTGGATAATGTGCTACAAATGATAAGCCTTGACAAAAACTAAAAGCCATACTAAAAAGCCATACTGCTTAGCATTGTTGTAACGTTGATACAATGTTGGAAATACTTAGAATGTTTACTCTACATTATgtgataaaaaaaacagataatgtATTCTTCCTTAACTTTGTGGTGCATTTATGCATCAGGTCAGTTGTCAAATTATACAAATATTTTTCTATAAATTAACATTATTTTCTATATTTGTAATGTTGAAAAAAAGGGAACATGGTAAAAACTCAGATATAATGTGCAAATTTATCTGGTAACATTTGTGTGAATTTGGTTTTTATCCCATATGTATCAAAACCTGCTCTGCAAAATTAAACTCTTTCATTGTGTTTGCTGTACTGTTTTTGACTAGCCATGCATCCATACCAATGGAATCCCAAACTATTTCAGTTCATGGTGCTGAAGAAAACTGTTGTGCCAATCAATGATCGCAGTTTATGTACAAGCCTAGAGTGGAGAAACTGGTTTTGCGTCTCAAAGAAGCTCTGTCCGTGGTTCTGAAACCAAAATGCATGGCATTCAAGTAACgtttagttatatatatatacaaaaattatAATAGCTACTTCTTTTTGAATTGGTGAACCAGTTTGTAGTGAAATCTGAATTCTAGAACGTTCACGGAAAAAACGACCGTTCAGATTCGCTCAACGGAAAAACATGATGCCCCTAAACTACAGCTAAAATGGGTTGGATAAAAGGAGATGGTGAGATAGAGGACTCGTACAAAATAAGCAAAATAGCTGCCCATGTACCCGACCTTGTTGTCTACAGCACCCTCACCAACGATATCCCCTACGCAGAGAACTTTCATGGAGTCCTTCTCTTCGCCGATGTATCAGGCAAGCCATGTCAAATCTccttagctacagtagctagccacGTTAGCTACCTCGCTAGCCAACATGAGCTGGAATTCCCTGTCGATCTACGtgtagaagctagctagctaacgtttgctaacCCACTAGCTGGAAGTCAACTAATCCATTTTGTATGTTTTGTTAGGCTTCACTAATCTGACCGAGAAATTCAGTTTGAGTAGCAAGAAAGGCTATGGAGCAGACGAGTTGACACGCACACTCAACAGCTACATTGGGGAAATAGTCAGTCGTAAGTTagctatgtttttttattaaAGCAATACAATATCAATCTAACGTGATGTACCGTTAGTTAACTTAACTTAGATTAAGTTagtcaaaaaaaaaaattaccAAGCAATGCTTTGTTGCCTGTATTTCAGATATCCTTGATGCCGGAGGAGATATTCTGAATTATGCAGGTAACAATAGGCTTCCCTCTCAGCTTTGAGACACAGATTCACCATGATCACAATTCCTAGCTACAGTGCTTTTCTACTCTTCATGGCCAAACAACTTTTAATCACAGGCGATGCCATTTTGGCTCTATGGACGGTGGAGAGAGTCCAGCTCAGTGAAGTAATCTCCCTGGTAGTCAAATGCAGCCTCAACATCCAGGACCAGTGTGGAGTCCGGGAGACTGAAGTGGGCTGCCAGCTGAAAGTTAAAATAGGTGCTTGTCTGAGTCTCATACAGGCCGAGAGACATGTTTGTGCTATAACACCGGGGCCTGTTTTCACAAAgagtgcagatctaggatcagtttttccttttaaatcataaggaacacaagcatttcgctgcacctgcaataacatctgctaaatataacatttgattttgatttgaataagggggacctgatcctagatcagtactctaCTCTTTGTGAATTTGTGCCCTTATTATCCGGCTACACTTGACTTTATAGGCAACTAGAACCTCAAATATGATACCCTTTCTCCTCTGCTGTCCTAAGGTATATCTGCTGGGAAGCTCTCCAAGGTGATCGTAGGAGACGAGATCAGTCAGTACTTTGTGGTGATTGGCCGGGCGGTAGACGAGGTGCGGCTGGCAGAGGGTTTGGCGGTGGCCAGCACAATCATCTTGTCACCTAACGCCTGGGAACTATGTGAGAGGGACAACATCGCCATTGACCCCATAGAGAACGAGAGAGccgtgaaggtgtgtgtgtgtttgtggatggatggatggatacagttATGATGAATGCAGTTTCAAGTAGGCAGGTGGTGCTAGATGATTATATGTAAATGGTTGTCATTCAATGCAGGTGCGATACATCAAGCGAGAGCCCAGTTTCTCTGTTGAGAAGTACCAGGATTCAATAGGAACGTCTGTAGAGCATGAAAAAGTAGCAAGAGGTGCAGTAAAGAGAGTAGCTAGATATCAGCCTGTGATATTTCTACTTGCATGGTTGTGTTGTAACATCCTAACCAGTCCTTTTTTTGGTCTACAGATTGTGTGAGGAGAGCATCTCGACTGATGCCAAACGCCGAGCTTGAGAAAACGTTACGCATGTACATCATGAAAACGGTTTTGCAGAAGGTAAGAACCTACCTACTACCGTCCTCTTTCTTTACAATAGCAAAAGTTGTCCCTTTTTTTCAAAATCAGAATCACTATTTGTGAATGTATAAATGTAGGCTCTGTTTTAATGTCCACACTACTACTTAGCTAGAATTAAGAAACGTATTGAGTAAACATTCTATTAAGTATGCTAGAACGGTCACTGGAACGTAGCCATGGTTTTGTATTCTGACCTCTCCTCCCTCATTAGATAGACGACGACCAGCCTCTGGAGTATCTTTCTGAGATGCGTCCGGCCACCATAGTGTTTGTCAACATGCAGTTCAAGGGAGGAGAGAGTGACCAGGAGCAGTGTATGACCATCCACCAGGCTGCCATTGGCATCGGTCAGCAGATAGTCAAGCACCACGGGAGGGTCAACAAAGTGTTCATGTTCGACAAGGTCCGTTAGTGGTTTGTTCAAGGTGGAATCCTGGGGGTTTATTCAGTAGGAACCAAATGAACGCAAACAGGctgaaacggggagggactaaccctgaacttgtccaataagaaatgcaaaatgttttggtacggtgtgaactaatgaatacaccccagcagTTCTCTGTTCCCGGTGGCAATGAGAAAAACTCCAAACACAATTAAACAGAAACAACGGGTGCACTCACCAAGACTTTCTTCTTCAGTCAAACCCgctgtatgtttttaaataacaagGAGTTTGTTGCAGGGCTGTACTttcctctgtctgtttgggctccCTGGGGACAAGCGGGAGGATGAGAGTGCCCACGCCTTACAGGCTGCCTATGGAGTACATGACCTTTGCCAGAAAGAGATCCGCAGCCTCAAGTAAGGCCCATTTGATCCTAGTATTCTAGGACCACATGCCTTTCATTTTTATcaagctacagatgtaggattctAATtttatcaccctgttgcaggatcattttcctgcaatgcagaacattttaaacttgtagtgtatttgaggtttaaaaaggcttctgaagtttgtaatttcaacTTGATTTTCACTTACGAAAAATGTATAAACTCCTACAAAAATgaccatgaattataatccacagaataattcacatttccttttgCTACAGGACTATTTTCCTGCTCTAGaaaactgactcaaattaagatcctacacctgtattaCACTTGAGTGCAATATGTTGTATAGTTAGTTAACAAAAAGTCCAATGTTGTCCAACAGGACTGTCTCTGTTGGAGTAACCACAGGCCCAGTGTTCTGTGGTGTAGTAGGACATCCAGTGAGGCATGAATACACAGGTACCCTTGACATCCTCTTGAACTCTCAGGTGGAACTGTGCTTTGCCACTGCCACCTTACTATAACTTGTTGTAGACTCTTTTATATTATTTTAACTCGCATACTAATATGTTCAGAGTTTGAcctatgaactttgaactctatCTCTGTGTCCTTTGCCGTTAGTGATTGGTCGTAAGGTGAACCTGGCGGCACggctgatgatgcactaccccgGGGTGGTGTCATGTGACAGCGAGACTTGTTACTACTCAAAGCTGCCCCCGTTTTATTTTAACGAGCTGCCCAAGAAAGCCATGAAGGGAGTCAAGAACCCTGGAGTCCTATATCAGTTCATGGCCAATAAACAGCCGATGTACGACCATCTGATGTGACCAACATAATTTATAGTCCATTAACTCTTGACTGGTACTCACTTTCATATTGAGCACTGTACTATTGTCATATTAGATAATTAAGTGTATTGTGGCTTTCTTGTATTGAAAAGCTACATAATGAGACATATTGCAATTGTAATAAGGAATTATAAAGGTTCATACATGCTTATAAAACAAAATCTAATCTCCAGAACTGTTGGTAAAGCACCTATGTctgttgagagagaggagggatatcCTCTTTTGGGTGAGTTTTCTCAAGTATTGACGATTATGAATGACATGCATTCATCGTGGAAGATCACATTGATTTGAATGATCTGTTGCGCTCAAATGCTCCCTAGGCCGAGAGAAAGAAATCGAGGTGTACTCCAGCATGCTGAAGAGCTTCTTGGAGGCCAGGGCTGCCGGTCACAAGAACTACAACAATGTTTTGATCTACGAGGGACCTACCGGCTATGGCAAGAGCCGCCTGCTGGctgaggtggtatacagaacagCCAAGGAGGGAGTCAGGTCAGTGCCAGCTGTTagtttagcctggtcccagatcagccTGGTTAGTTAGCCTGGTCCCACTTCAGGTCTTAGCAACTACgatggtcattgtcatgccaaatgcacaaacagatctgacacCAGGCTAGTTGATAATACGACAAATATGTGCTATATCCCAAGCTGTGGTCATTTAATTTCATTGTAAGTCAACCCCAGTAGTGACAAAGAAAAATAGACATCAACAATGGGGGATTGGAAAGCAT includes:
- the LOC115179827 gene encoding glucagon-2, encoding MFGIHSLAGVLLLVIVQSSWQVPLQEAEDNSSLATADSLLEDLRGVSNVKRHSEGTFSNHYSKYQEERMARDFVQWLMNTRRSGAPSKRHADGTYTSDVSTYLQDQAAKDFVSWLKSGPARRESAEESMNGPMSRRHVDGSFTSDVNNVLDSLAAKEYLLWVMTSKPSGKSNKRQEDH